From the Panulirus ornatus isolate Po-2019 chromosome 58, ASM3632096v1, whole genome shotgun sequence genome, one window contains:
- the LOC139766826 gene encoding glycerol-3-phosphate phosphatase-like encodes MDSLPMSMDKDSLQQLLSEIDTVLLDCDGVLWRGAQGMDLIPRANEVFTRLQNMGKNVFLITNNSTKTQDSYYDKCRTLGFSVERDHILSAPYILAQYLREINFRRKVYVVGAPGLAQELQKVGVPCTGVGAEKIEGSIYSALAQGSLGLDPQVGAVAVGFDREFNYDKIVRATSYLADPECLFLATNTDEKYIVTGTRYHLPAAGVLVNTIQKASGRTPQIMGKPSLNMFYMLQARYNVQPEKTLIIGDTLHTDILFGNECGMWTVLVLSGVSTLQEARQLTVGQDPQKQKQVPLFYLQSIADILTLMDEPDNQQVNDQAH; translated from the exons ATGGATTCCCTACCTATGTCTATGGACAAGGACTCCCTTCAACAACTGTTGAGTGAGATTGATACAGTGTTGCTCGACTGTGATG GGGTGTTATGGAGAGGAGCACAGGGAATGGATCTTATCCCTCGAGCCAATGAAGTGTTCACCAGACTGCAGAACATGGGCAAGAATGTCTTCCTTATCACCAACAATTCCACCAAGACACAAGACAGTTACTACGACAAATGTCGCACTTTAGGATTCAGTGTTGAGAGG GACCACATCCTGAGCGCCCCCTACATCCTGGCTCAGTACCTGAGGGAGATCAACTTCAGGAGGAAAGTATACGTTGTGGGCGCCCCAGGTCTGGCCCAGGAGCTGCAGAAAGTTGGAGTCCCATGTACTGGTGTTGGG GCTGAGAAGATTGAGGGATCTATATACAGCGCCCTGGCTCAGGGCTCACTAGGGCTGGACCCCCAGGTCGGGGCTGTGGCTGTGGGGTTCGATCGTGAATTTAACTATGACAAGATCGTGCGCGCCACCAGCTACCTGGCAGACCCCGAGTGTCTCTTCCTGGCTACAAACACCGATGAGAAATACATTGTTACCGGCACCAGATACCATCTGCCTG CGGCGGGTGTCCTGGTGAACACCATACAGAAGGCCAGTGGTCGGACCCCACAGATCATGGGTAAACCTTCCCTGAACATGTTCTACATGTTACAGGCTCGCTACAATGTGCAGCCAGAGAAGACTCTCATTATTGGAGACAC gTTACACACAGATATTCTCTTTGGTAACGAGTGTGGCATGTGGACGGTGCTGGTGCTGAGCGGTGTATCCACCTTACAGGAGGCACGACAACTCACTGTTGGTCAGGATccacagaagcagaagcaggTGCCTCTCTTCTACCTACAGTCAATTGCCGACATACTCACGCTGATGGATGAACCTGACAATCAACAAGTAAACGATCAAGCACACTAA